atagtttagaaTTATTTGAAGTGCAGACTTTTAAAACAAGTTCAGACTAATCTTTTTCATTAATGGTTTAAGTTAATGTGCTTTATTACTTTTGGGGTAttaacttttttcccctctgtgctTCTTAAGTAATAGAAGTGAAACATCCACATCTGATAACACAGAAAGTTACCAAGAGAATACAAGGTAAGCTTTTGAATAATTCTGCTACATTAGTAAATAATCATCACTTTatcaagtaatatttttaaattaaacttttaaaaattctgttaaatCACCAGGCATAGTGCTAGAAGTTAGCAGTTTAGAAATGGCAATGCAGTTGCTGTTTTTGTGAATCAGATTAGAAAGGTTTACTTGTGGTCAGGTTTCTCCCGTGTGTAATTCTGGTAGAGTTGTCAATGTTGAAATGTCCCTTGCTGACATTCAGAAGTATTAAAACCCAGTGATTCATGATCCTCGAATGTTTTAAAGTGTTTCATTCTGGTGAtcattggttgttttttttttgtttgtttttactgcaAATTTTGGGTATATTAGATTCCTAGTGCCtgggataaattaaaaatacaatactgaTAGAACTCTTAAAAGTTTTAAGTTCCTAGATATGGGGCTTCCAAATTGTGGGACAGTacaggatatttaaaaatttcaaaggacACACATGATAGCTATTGGCATCACACAAATGACTATAATTAAGTTTTTACCTAATTGCTTATTAAATGGAACCAGCTAGGTTTTTGTTTTGGCCCTAGAGGCACCCtgaaaaaattaactgggaaCACTAAGAGTACTGTAAACTGAGATTGTTTGGGAACCTTTGTTCTAgattatttgttgaaaacattttcaaaatgagagaGCCTTTGAATAGTTTGataattataactttaaaaaaaacttatagtGGTGATTGGTCGTTATGATTTTGAATTAAGTATgcttcatttaaaattgttttatagttCTGGGCATCCCACGTTTAAGTGTCCCCTGTGTCAAGAATCAAATTTTACCAGGCAGCGTTTACTGGATCACTGTAACAGTAATCACCTATTTCAGATAGTTCCTGTGGTAAGTAATTGTTTTTAAGACAGTCTTCTGCTTAGATTAAAGCATGCTGTACCTCTTATTTTACCTCATGTATATGAGGGCAGGTGGTTGATTTAAATTTGGATGGGGAATTATTAATAAGGTAGATTTTTGTCAACAAATGATTGATGACTATGAAGCAAATTGAGATATTTAAGATACTAGTAACccattataaaaaaggaaatacttatTTTGAGGTAATGTAGGAGAAGAGTGAAGTAATGAATGATGAACCAGGGGACTCATTCCTGAACAGTAGCAGAATCTGACTGTACTGGGGCCTCTTGGTTTTTGCTCCATAGTATGCAGACAAATGGATCCAGTCAGGTGGATCTGCTGCAGGTGAAAATACCTATAAGTAAGagtaaagtcatttttttttattgtaccttGCAGAATCTAGTATATGAATGCATAAAGCAAGAAAGGAatcatacttttctttttgatgcatacatttttttaatgacatttttgagGGTGTCTGAGAACGTGGTGAGATCTTTTTGATGAATGAGGGAGATACAGCTGAGTGCAGGGTTCCAGTGTTGTGAAGATGGTCCTAGAACTGCTCATTTTGAACATGAGTTTCACAGATAAGCGGTTTCAACTATGGATGGAACAGAAGAAACCGACCTGGGAGAGATAACATCCCTTTCAACCAaacattttgatacattttgTCTTCAGAAAtaagaatagaaggaaatgtTACCAATAAGAATTGTAGTTATTTCTAAGCTGTTTTAATGAATATACtagaaaaaattgtgaaagaatatgACCCAGTAGCTACTGGGGATGACCTTAAACTCTCACATACTACCTAAGAAGACACACCAACTACTTCGCTCATTAGAAGAGGGTCGGTTATagctaaataaacaaatatagtaCAAAAGATTTCTCTAGGAAATCTCATATTTAGGAGATTTTACTTAGTTTTATATTGGATTACCATTTTTTAGTTTCTGCATAATGTTCAATATATCATAAACTTTTGCTAGAGTTCAATTATTAAAGTTTCTTTTGTATCATTTCAATATGTCATCCATTCACTTTTTAagatatgctttttttttttgagacagtgttgctctgttgccagggctagagtgcccgtggcatcagccttgctcacagcaacctcaaactcctgggctcaagcaatcatcctgcctcagccttccaagtagctggaactataggcatgtgccatggggcccgcctaatttttctattttttagtagcgatggggtctcactcttgctcaggctggtctcaaactcctgagctcaagcaatcctcccacctcacctcagcctcccagagtgctgggattacaggtgtgagccacagcacccggccctAAGATGACTTTAATTAAAACTTTAAGGATATGATTTAAAGtgaattttgtaatttatttcattttcattttacttataaatgaaattaagctAATAATTATGTCATAGTTATTTTGTAGATCAAGTGAGATTATATATTGGGAATGTGGTAGGCAGTGGTAATTATTACAACTGATAGTAAAAGCTGGATATGGTGTTTTCTGTTACAGTTGTGTAATTGGAGATTTAAATAATAGAATGTctaagatttttattatattgtgtTAGATTAGTGTCATTTAGCTAAGGCAATTTAGTTGGGAAATGATCTAGTCATGGAACTTGGCCTTTAGAAATGCTTTTCATATAGATTTCGGTAACATAAGCCCGTGTTATTTTAATACTCAATTATATAGCAtatgattgttttcattttttaaatttaaatcaatctTTCTTATAGACATGTCCTATTTGTGTGTCTCTTCCTTGGGGAGATCCTAGCCAGATTACTAGAAATTTTGTTAGTCATCTAAATCAAAGACATCGGTTTGATTATGGAGAATTTGTGGTAAGTGAATTTTTCAAGATTAAGAAAGTAGTGTTTAAATATTCACATTAGGTTAACTTTTCAATCTAGACTTGGGTTTTGAGGCAAGTTGTATCATACTGGATGGATATGAAGCAAATCTttggtttttaataataatattggtGACCTTTGGTTTGTAGAAGTGGGTACAAATTGAATTTACTTTCTACCTGCTGTACTAGAGAAATAATTAATAGAGAAAGACCAAACCCCCAGATTCACAAAATGATGATTTATATGAAAACTGTCTAGATTTAAGGGAAAATTGTACCTACAAGAGAAGTGGAACTGGTACAACATATGAAGGAGGGTGTATTTCTCATGTATTGTAAGTTGCTTGTTAAACCCAGTATAATAAATTTCTCACATCTAGTGTGTgagagacattattttttaaaatgagagaactTGATTATCAGGCAAAGCCAGGTTGAGTTGTTTAACAGGGTGAGTGAGGGAAGTTATATAATGTAAAAATGAATCCCCAAAGCAAAGTGTGGGGTTAATGTCTACTTCCCAAATGTGTTGTGATAATTTGTTCTAAAATTAGTGATAacttctgttttattcattgtgaaattacattttattcaaCTTCAGTATAATTAAAACCTTAAGATTAATCCTGACAAAGAATGgctatttgtttttcaatttagaTAAGCACAGGTGCGTGAAATTCTCACAATGGCATGAACAAAATCTTTGCcctctcatgttgaaatttttctCTGTTATCCAATGTTGAAGTTATATcattcttgataaatatttttttaattttgtgaaatttgcattttttagtcTCCTATTTCGAGAGATAATTCAAATCCATGTAAAATTCACGTGTACTCTATTGTTTATTTTGTGAAGTAATTATAGATTCTCATTGTAAGAAAGGTTACTATGTCTGGaaaactgtatttggaaatacaaaaatatattttgtggcCCACTTTGGATCTAATTGTCAGATTGTTTTGTCATAGAAAAATATGTAGTTTTAACTATTTGAGATTGTCAAAGAGAAGCcttgatatattttaaagcagaCTCATAGGACATAAAATTGATAGCAATAGAAGTTTTAAAGTTAAGGAGTAGTTTTAATAACTAAGATTGAGTGGGCTATAGTTTTGAGCTTCATGTTATGATTATGAAGCCATTATTCTCAACtcataattcaataaatacttattttcttttttattatatattgaaatactttttatccacatatgtgtttattttgttaatttgtagTCTGTTTATAATGCTTGGCTTCTGGATAATGGTTcttgccccagcccctgcacaaaatatttaaaattcattcaagaCCATTACTGCTCGTAATTTTTACCTTATACACAATGGATTATGAATACCTTTAGGTCAGGGATTGGGATTTATGGATTTTATAATCCTTTGACCTAGCACAACTAGCaaggatttaataaatatttgttaaataaatgaacaaatggtgTTTATGTTATTAAAATACCTGGAACAAATACCCTTGCCCAAATGAGAATTAAGTTTGCCATCTAACTTGCCTTTCCAAGGCTTATGTAAATCTATGTTCTCAAAATTGGTTGacttactttctttaaaattagtttacTTTCAGACATTTGGCATTCTTTTCTAGAGATGACATAAAATGTATCACTTATGATTGTGTGTTACAAttaacttcacttttttttttttaaatttaaagagatgaggtcttgttgtgttgcccaggtGTCCAGGTGGGCCTCAAATCCTAGGCTTTAAGTGATCCTTcttccttagcctcctgagtagctgggaccacaggctcaTACCACCACACCTTGCTTTACAGTTGATAGCACTTTCGATTAATGACTTATCATTAGGCACTAAAACTCAAATTTCATTCTCTGCTTATCCTCTCTATTAGTTATTCCTAAATAATTACACgtgaacttaattttttattaaagttcaggtatttaaatcttttattttattttttgagatggggggtctcgctgagttgcccaagctggtcttgagctcctgggctcaagtgatcctcctgcctcagccttccaagtagctgggattataggcttgcaCCACCACCCTGGCTAAATCTTGTATTTTAAAGGATactatatgttttatataaactGTCTTGAGTGTATATAATGTGTATCAAGAAATGTAAATGTATCGGGCAAAGTACTGAGTAGTTGAGTTATATTTTTCCTGTTGACATGTTAATGTTATTGTTTTTAGAATCTTCAACTAGATGAGGAAACCCAATATCAAACTGCTGTTGAAGAATCTTTTCAAGTAAACATCTGAAGGCTGTATACATCTCTGCATCTTTGTACCTGCAAGTGCCATCTTTAAGGGGAAAACTACATGAAGTCACTGTTTCAATAACTTGATgtgtatattaataaaagtgattcagtctattattttagttttttgattgAAAAATAAAGGTAGGCCATCTAAAAACTTCATCCTCTTgataagttaaaaaatgaaagttatgACATTAGCTTTGAAAgcaaaaaaagattatatttcaCTAATGTAATGGTGAAAAGGGAATCCCTGttgtaccttttctttttttatattacatattcttGAGTTTTTCATTATGTTGCTTTTGAAATTTGGTACATTTCCTCCCATTTACTTTATTGTACACAGATAACACACAGTAGCAAATTCTGAAAGATGTGATTGATGTAAACCTAACAAATCTGAGCCAGTTGTCAGAGTCACAAAATAGAAACTTGAAGTACTAAATGGAACAAtccaaaggaaatttttaaaatacagattctagcTGAAGAATT
Above is a window of Lemur catta isolate mLemCat1 chromosome 16, mLemCat1.pri, whole genome shotgun sequence DNA encoding:
- the RNF138 gene encoding E3 ubiquitin-protein ligase RNF138 isoform X3, with the protein product MAEELSAATSYTEDDFYCPVCQEVLKTPVRTAACQHVNRSETSTSDNTESYQENTSSGHPTFKCPLCQESNFTRQRLLDHCNSNHLFQIVPVTCPICVSLPWGDPSQITRNFVSHLNQRHRFDYGEFVNLQLDEETQYQTAVEESFQVNI